Proteins from one Listeria weihenstephanensis genomic window:
- a CDS encoding ribonuclease J: protein MTIKKAKHIKIIPLGGVDESGKNLYVAEVDESIYIMDTGLMFPEDELLGIDVVIPDIKYLEDNQERIEAIFLTHGHEDAIGALPYVLAKIKAPVYGTELTIALAKAALKEHKKIRFNDFHIVDEKTKLSFPNVDAEFFRTTHSIPDSVGIVLNTSEGAIVYTGDFKFDQSAKLGYETSLGRIAEIGEQGVLVLLSDSSEAEHAGATSSDSLIDEEIRHAFRSAEGRVIVACVASNLVRIQQVLDASFATNRKVAIVGKELERVFDISKKLNKIQLQSDDLVIPLKEAKTLPADKIVIIETGNLGEPIQSLQLMTQGKHPKVNIEKGDTIYLTTTPSPSSETILAKTIDMLYKADATVLTMSRDLFVSGHGSQDDLKLMLNLMKPKYFIPVHGEYRMLISHAKLAYQVGMPKSNVFVAGKGELIEYKNGRMTAGNRVFAGNTLIDGLGVGDVGNIVLRDRKLLSEDGIFIVVVTLNRKSKAIISGPDITSRGFIYMRESEHLIEKSSEVVTKIVEKNLQDKEFEWAKLKQDIRDQLNRYLFEQTKRRPMILPIIMEV, encoded by the coding sequence TTGACAATTAAAAAAGCAAAACACATTAAGATTATCCCACTTGGCGGAGTAGACGAAAGTGGAAAGAATTTATACGTGGCAGAAGTAGACGAGTCTATTTATATCATGGATACAGGTTTGATGTTCCCAGAAGACGAATTATTGGGCATCGACGTCGTTATTCCTGATATTAAATATTTAGAAGACAATCAAGAGCGGATCGAGGCTATTTTTCTAACGCACGGTCACGAAGATGCAATTGGAGCCCTACCGTACGTGCTTGCGAAAATTAAAGCACCTGTTTACGGCACAGAATTAACGATTGCTCTTGCTAAAGCGGCACTCAAAGAACATAAAAAAATTCGTTTCAACGATTTCCATATTGTTGATGAAAAAACAAAATTATCATTCCCGAATGTGGACGCGGAGTTCTTCCGTACAACCCACTCGATTCCTGATTCTGTAGGGATTGTTCTGAATACAAGCGAAGGCGCGATCGTTTACACAGGCGATTTCAAATTCGACCAATCAGCAAAATTAGGATATGAAACAAGTCTAGGTCGTATCGCTGAAATTGGCGAACAAGGCGTTCTGGTCTTACTTTCCGACAGTTCAGAAGCAGAACATGCTGGCGCAACTTCAAGTGATAGCCTTATCGATGAAGAAATCCGCCATGCTTTTCGTTCCGCAGAAGGCCGCGTTATCGTAGCGTGCGTTGCATCAAATCTTGTTCGTATACAACAAGTACTGGACGCATCATTCGCGACAAACCGCAAAGTAGCCATCGTTGGGAAAGAATTAGAGCGTGTTTTTGACATCTCGAAGAAATTAAACAAGATCCAACTACAAAGCGACGATCTCGTTATTCCTTTAAAAGAAGCGAAAACATTACCAGCTGATAAAATCGTAATCATTGAAACAGGTAATCTCGGCGAACCAATTCAATCATTACAATTGATGACACAAGGCAAGCACCCGAAAGTCAACATTGAAAAAGGCGATACAATTTACCTTACAACGACACCATCACCATCATCAGAAACCATTTTGGCAAAAACGATTGATATGCTGTATAAAGCGGACGCAACCGTGTTAACAATGAGCCGCGATCTATTCGTATCTGGCCACGGTAGTCAAGATGATTTGAAATTAATGTTAAACTTAATGAAACCAAAATACTTCATCCCAGTTCACGGCGAATACCGGATGTTGATTTCTCATGCAAAACTAGCATATCAAGTTGGCATGCCTAAATCAAACGTCTTCGTAGCAGGAAAAGGCGAATTAATCGAATATAAAAATGGTCGCATGACCGCAGGAAACCGCGTGTTTGCTGGTAATACATTGATTGACGGACTAGGCGTTGGTGACGTAGGAAATATCGTATTACGCGATCGTAAATTACTATCAGAAGACGGTATTTTCATCGTAGTAGTAACATTAAACCGCAAATCCAAAGCGATCATTTCAGGTCCAGACATCACATCACGCGGATTTATCTACATGCGCGAATCAGAACATTTGATTGAGAAATCATCAGAAGTTGTGACGAAAATTGTAGAGAAGAACCTACAAGACAAAGAATTCGAGTGGGCGAAATTAAAACAAGACATCCGCGACCAGCTGAACCGCTATCTGTTTGAACAGACGAAGCGTAGACCGATGATATTGCCGATAATCATGGAAGTATAG
- the dapA gene encoding 4-hydroxy-tetrahydrodipicolinate synthase: protein MDFGKVVTAMVTPYNSEKDKVCKKRIHRLVNHLIENGSDGLVVAGTTGESPTISHEEKIKLFKQVVETNQGRAKIIAGTGSNNTAETIEFTKEVEKIDGIDAVLIVAPYYNKPNQAGLYAHFAAIAKATTLPVIIYNIPSRSVVNIEPETIIELAKIDNIVAVKESSGNFDNITKIIAETGDDFAVYSGDDTFTLPIYALGGNGVISVASHVIGPEMQTMIRAFDEGDTKKAAEIHGKLVPLMNALFIAPNPAPVKHMVNRLGVDVGHLRLPLAPLTETEIETIETAFQNYLK from the coding sequence ATGGATTTTGGAAAAGTAGTGACAGCCATGGTGACGCCATACAATTCCGAGAAAGATAAAGTGTGTAAGAAACGGATTCATCGCTTGGTGAACCACCTGATTGAAAATGGTTCGGATGGTCTTGTAGTGGCTGGAACGACAGGGGAGTCGCCAACGATTTCGCATGAAGAAAAAATCAAGTTATTCAAACAAGTCGTGGAAACAAACCAAGGTCGCGCGAAAATTATTGCGGGAACGGGTTCTAATAATACTGCTGAAACGATCGAATTCACGAAAGAAGTCGAGAAAATCGATGGTATTGACGCTGTTCTGATCGTGGCGCCATATTACAATAAGCCGAACCAAGCGGGCCTTTACGCGCATTTTGCGGCGATTGCTAAAGCTACGACGCTACCAGTGATTATTTATAACATACCAAGTCGTTCGGTTGTGAACATTGAGCCAGAAACAATCATTGAGCTGGCGAAAATTGATAACATTGTCGCGGTCAAAGAATCCAGTGGTAATTTTGATAATATCACGAAAATCATTGCTGAAACGGGTGATGATTTTGCGGTGTATAGTGGTGATGATACGTTTACATTGCCGATTTATGCGCTAGGTGGAAATGGCGTTATCTCGGTTGCGAGTCACGTTATTGGGCCTGAAATGCAAACGATGATTCGCGCTTTTGACGAAGGCGATACGAAAAAAGCCGCAGAGATTCATGGCAAACTCGTTCCGTTGATGAATGCGTTATTTATCGCGCCAAATCCAGCTCCAGTGAAACATATGGTCAATAGACTCGGCGTCGACGTTGGGCATTTACGATTGCCACTCGCGCCGTTAACAGAAACAGAAATAGAAACAATTGAAACAGCATTCCAAAATTATTTGAAATAA
- the dapG gene encoding aspartate kinase has product MKIIVQKFGGTSVQNEESRQLAFNHLQNSIDQGYKVVVVVSAIGRLGDPYATDTLLELIGAKETRLSLREQDMLLSVGETISTAVFTNMLLEAGIKATAFSGAQAGIRTTGEYTAGKISEVDVTRLRETLETVDIVVVAGFQGSAPNGDITTLGRGGSDTSAAALGVALAADRIDIFTDVDGMFTADPRIVKNARSLPTVSYNEVSNMAYQGAKVIHPRAVEIAMQAKIPLRIRSTYLEGEGTLVTSQTDVSGRFDVKERLVTGIAHVTNLTQLRVKTDSVHTQQKAFSILAEASISLDFINISTNEIVFTVPERKREHVLTLLKEASFIAETTENCAKVSIVGAGIAGVPGVTAKIVSALSAKNIAILQSADSHTTVWILVGETDLIAAVNALHDEFCIENELEEE; this is encoded by the coding sequence ATGAAAATTATCGTGCAAAAATTTGGTGGGACATCCGTGCAAAACGAGGAATCCCGCCAGCTTGCATTTAATCATTTACAGAATTCGATTGATCAAGGCTATAAAGTTGTCGTTGTTGTTTCGGCGATTGGCAGGTTGGGAGATCCATACGCGACAGATACGTTGCTCGAACTCATCGGCGCCAAGGAAACGCGACTATCGTTACGCGAACAAGATATGTTGCTTTCTGTTGGGGAGACGATTTCGACAGCTGTGTTCACGAATATGCTTTTGGAGGCTGGAATCAAAGCGACCGCGTTTTCTGGCGCGCAAGCAGGTATTCGAACAACGGGTGAATATACGGCTGGCAAAATTTCAGAGGTCGATGTGACGCGTTTACGAGAGACATTGGAAACGGTGGACATTGTTGTTGTCGCAGGATTCCAAGGTAGCGCACCAAATGGCGATATTACAACGCTTGGCCGTGGAGGTAGTGATACATCTGCCGCAGCGCTTGGCGTCGCACTTGCTGCCGATCGGATCGATATTTTTACCGACGTTGATGGGATGTTTACCGCCGATCCACGAATCGTTAAAAATGCGCGATCCCTGCCAACTGTGAGTTATAATGAAGTTAGCAACATGGCATATCAAGGCGCCAAAGTGATTCATCCGCGCGCCGTTGAGATCGCGATGCAGGCCAAGATTCCGCTCCGCATTCGCTCGACTTATTTAGAAGGAGAGGGCACACTGGTTACATCGCAAACCGATGTCAGTGGCCGTTTTGACGTGAAAGAACGACTCGTTACGGGAATCGCTCATGTTACCAATTTGACGCAGCTGCGAGTGAAGACGGATAGCGTCCATACCCAACAAAAAGCTTTCTCGATTTTGGCTGAGGCAAGTATTAGCTTAGATTTTATCAATATTTCGACTAACGAGATCGTGTTCACCGTGCCTGAACGAAAGCGCGAGCACGTATTGACACTTTTAAAAGAAGCATCATTTATTGCTGAAACTACCGAGAATTGCGCGAAGGTTTCGATCGTAGGCGCTGGTATCGCTGGAGTTCCTGGTGTTACTGCCAAAATCGTTTCTGCTTTATCCGCGAAAAATATTGCCATCTTGCAGTCCGCAGATAGCCATACAACCGTCTGGATTCTAGTCGGAGAAACGGATCTAATCGCAGCAGTTAACGCACTTCATGACGAATTTTGTATTGAAAATGAGTTGGAGGAGGAATAA
- a CDS encoding aspartate-semialdehyde dehydrogenase → MTKSYHVAVVGATGAVGTQMIQLLEDVTFPIKEVSFLSSARSAGKKLTFRGEEVVIKEATPESFAGVDIALFSAGGSISERFAKDAVAHGAIVIDNTSAFRMHPDVPLVVPEVNPEALRDHKGIIANPNCSTIQMVAALQPIRAAYGLNRIIVSTYQAVSGSGIQAIDELQTQSQAILNGEEFTPAVMPVKGDKKHFQIAFNALPQIDVFTDNDYTYEEMKMVNETKKIMSDASIKVSATCVRIPVITGHSESVYIEIEQDNVKVSEIQELLRNAPGVILEDDTANQVYPHAASSAGKKEVFVGRVRHDLDDSKGFHMWIVSDNLLKGAAWNSIQIAESLIEQEII, encoded by the coding sequence ATGACAAAAAGTTATCATGTAGCCGTTGTTGGTGCAACTGGCGCTGTAGGGACTCAAATGATTCAATTACTGGAAGATGTGACGTTTCCAATAAAGGAAGTTTCGTTCTTATCTTCGGCGCGTTCTGCTGGTAAAAAATTGACGTTCCGCGGGGAGGAAGTCGTGATCAAAGAAGCGACGCCTGAAAGTTTTGCGGGTGTGGATATTGCTTTGTTCAGTGCTGGCGGTTCTATTTCTGAGCGATTTGCGAAAGATGCTGTGGCGCATGGTGCGATTGTGATCGATAACACGAGTGCGTTCCGGATGCATCCTGATGTACCGCTTGTTGTTCCTGAGGTGAATCCAGAGGCGCTTCGTGACCACAAAGGCATTATCGCTAATCCAAACTGTTCGACGATCCAAATGGTTGCGGCGCTTCAACCGATTCGTGCGGCGTATGGCCTGAATCGGATTATTGTTTCGACGTATCAAGCGGTTTCGGGATCTGGTATTCAAGCGATTGATGAGCTCCAAACGCAATCTCAAGCAATTTTGAATGGGGAAGAATTCACGCCTGCTGTCATGCCTGTGAAAGGTGACAAAAAACATTTCCAAATCGCGTTTAATGCTTTGCCTCAGATTGATGTTTTCACGGATAATGACTATACATACGAAGAGATGAAGATGGTCAATGAAACGAAAAAGATCATGAGTGATGCGTCAATAAAAGTATCGGCAACGTGTGTGCGTATTCCAGTTATCACGGGCCATTCGGAGTCTGTTTATATTGAAATCGAGCAAGATAACGTGAAGGTTTCTGAAATTCAAGAGCTTCTGCGTAATGCTCCTGGTGTCATTTTAGAGGATGACACAGCGAACCAAGTGTATCCGCATGCGGCAAGTTCGGCTGGTAAAAAAGAGGTTTTCGTTGGGCGTGTTCGTCATGACCTCGACGATTCGAAAGGGTTCCACATGTGGATTGTATCGGATAACCTGCTAAAAGGCGCTGCTTGGAACTCGATTCAAATTGCTGAATCATTAATTGAACAAGAAATCATCTGA
- a CDS encoding peptidoglycan-binding protein: MDEMVKTGQSWLNKTYQKYVAKGDYQTIPENGKTGWTTIYALTRALQIELGISPTADNFGPGTEKAFKPLTMGATDAKPSNINYILQGAFYCKGYSPGGFTGTFGGQTQIAVKMFQKDAGLATQDGIISTIIMKALLDMSAFQTVSGGIFAVRTVQQNLNRDYSA, encoded by the coding sequence ATGGATGAAATGGTAAAAACAGGACAAAGTTGGTTAAACAAAACGTATCAAAAATATGTCGCGAAAGGCGATTATCAAACGATTCCTGAAAACGGTAAAACAGGATGGACAACGATTTACGCTTTAACTCGCGCCCTTCAAATCGAACTCGGCATCTCACCTACCGCGGATAATTTCGGACCGGGAACAGAGAAAGCATTCAAGCCGTTAACGATGGGAGCAACCGACGCAAAACCGAGCAATATCAACTATATTCTGCAAGGCGCGTTCTATTGTAAAGGCTACAGCCCAGGCGGTTTTACTGGAACATTCGGCGGACAAACGCAAATCGCGGTTAAAATGTTTCAAAAAGACGCAGGACTCGCGACGCAAGACGGGATTATTTCGACGATTATTATGAAGGCGTTACTTGATATGAGTGCGTTTCAGACGGTGAGCGGTGGTATTTTCGCCGTTCGAACAGTGCAGCAAAATCTAAATCGCGATTACAGTGCTTAG